In one window of Chryseobacterium viscerum DNA:
- a CDS encoding acyl carrier protein → MNTTEEFYEIIASAIAIKKELVDEKLTYQEIPEWDSMSHLLIVEALEQFYQIKFDFNDILEMGTVGKIREKMKKYDVFVEN, encoded by the coding sequence ATGAACACTACAGAAGAATTTTATGAAATTATCGCCTCTGCCATCGCAATAAAGAAAGAATTGGTAGATGAAAAACTAACATATCAGGAAATCCCGGAATGGGATTCTATGTCTCATCTTCTTATCGTAGAAGCGCTTGAACAGTTTTATCAAATCAAGTTTGATTTTAACGATATCCTGGAGATGGGAACCGTCGGAAAGATTCGCGAAAAAATGAAAAAATACGATGTATTCGTAGAAAACTAA
- a CDS encoding TonB-dependent receptor produces the protein MKTSKTLILLLGLALSSNSLFAQQGDRIHGKIMLSEKAPVKNAVLRLVNTSYQAKTNNLGEYYFENVPPGEYTLQVVLNDIELMRESIHIQKDVYEIPAIYAPLHNNVIEGITVYAVSRNKFLDKDSTSVAKMPLKVLENPQAYTSINQQIMKEQLTYDISEVLKNVPGMVKMQGSPGRGSGDGSFYYSLRGFPTKVSMVDGVPATTNGEIDPADLERLEVIKGPSGTLYGGAVTSFGGLINAVTKKPKDYFGGEASYLMGSYNLNRVTADVYGPITESRNMLFRLNAAYQYQNGFRDSEFRKSFFVAPTVSYQVNERLKFNLGAQIYNYEGTNTPIIFLPRTRQYFAHNPDELGFDWKRSYSNNDMTLKAPSINVKAEANYKISDQWTSQTLLSRNFRKTEGLYQYQFIRGNTSDAMLERNVQWQNSEASSTSIQQNFNGQFNIGKIKNKVLIGLDYLNQTINNNHSPIVVFDNVNGQSLEGYPNISKDLALQKIQAFTQAAIQAGKTPLVRNNSASNLYGAYISNVTYITDRLITLLSLRMDHYESKGQLNLNDNKRTGDFNQTAWSPKVGIVYQILKDQLSAYGNYMNGFSYTAPVAQQLPDISGEMKPQMANQWEVGIKGNLWRNKINFTVGYYDILVDNIQRGSGVIRDGKEYNIVVQDGTQRSKGIEIETIMNPVQGLNIMAGYAYNHSRYEKADPTVEGRRPESAGPANVFNSWISYILPIKGLQGLGVGFGVNRVGKQITGNKTVTGQFAFPAYTLVNASISLEKERYRLGFKMNNLGNVQYFAGQGVVVAQMPRNFVAEVSFKF, from the coding sequence ATGAAAACATCTAAAACCCTTATATTACTTCTTGGTCTTGCTTTATCTTCAAATTCGCTTTTTGCACAACAAGGCGACAGAATTCATGGCAAAATCATGCTGTCTGAAAAAGCACCGGTAAAAAACGCTGTTTTAAGGCTTGTCAACACGTCTTATCAGGCAAAAACCAATAATTTAGGAGAATATTACTTTGAAAATGTGCCACCTGGAGAATATACGCTTCAGGTGGTTTTAAATGATATCGAACTGATGAGGGAGTCCATCCACATTCAGAAAGATGTCTATGAAATCCCTGCTATCTACGCTCCTTTACACAATAATGTGATTGAGGGAATTACCGTATATGCAGTGAGCAGAAATAAATTTTTGGATAAAGACAGTACTTCAGTGGCCAAAATGCCATTGAAAGTGCTTGAAAATCCGCAGGCTTATACAAGCATCAACCAGCAGATCATGAAAGAACAGCTTACTTACGATATCTCGGAAGTATTGAAAAATGTTCCGGGAATGGTAAAAATGCAGGGAAGTCCGGGAAGAGGTTCCGGAGACGGAAGTTTCTACTACAGCCTTAGAGGTTTTCCTACCAAAGTATCTATGGTAGACGGTGTTCCGGCAACCACCAACGGAGAAATAGATCCTGCCGATCTTGAACGTCTGGAAGTGATCAAAGGACCTTCAGGAACATTGTATGGAGGTGCTGTAACTTCTTTTGGAGGTTTGATTAATGCTGTAACCAAAAAACCGAAAGATTATTTCGGAGGAGAAGCTTCTTATCTGATGGGAAGCTACAATCTGAACCGTGTAACAGCTGATGTTTACGGACCGATTACAGAATCCAGAAATATGTTATTCCGTTTGAATGCCGCTTATCAGTATCAGAACGGATTCAGAGATTCTGAATTCAGGAAATCATTCTTTGTAGCACCTACAGTAAGTTATCAGGTTAATGAAAGATTGAAATTTAACTTAGGAGCTCAGATCTACAATTATGAAGGAACTAATACTCCAATTATTTTCCTTCCGAGAACAAGGCAATATTTTGCCCACAATCCTGACGAGTTAGGCTTCGACTGGAAAAGATCTTACTCCAATAATGATATGACCTTAAAAGCTCCATCTATCAATGTAAAAGCAGAAGCAAACTACAAAATTTCAGATCAATGGACTTCACAGACTTTGCTTTCAAGAAACTTCAGAAAAACAGAAGGTTTATATCAATATCAGTTTATCAGAGGAAATACAAGTGATGCCATGCTGGAACGTAACGTACAATGGCAGAATTCAGAAGCCTCTTCTACAAGTATTCAGCAGAACTTCAATGGACAATTTAATATTGGTAAAATTAAAAATAAGGTGTTGATTGGGCTAGATTATCTGAATCAGACAATCAATAATAACCATTCTCCAATTGTAGTCTTTGATAATGTCAACGGACAAAGCTTAGAAGGATATCCGAATATTTCTAAAGATCTTGCCCTTCAAAAAATCCAGGCATTTACACAGGCAGCCATTCAGGCAGGCAAAACACCTTTAGTGAGAAATAATTCTGCTTCAAACCTTTATGGAGCTTATATTTCAAACGTTACTTATATTACAGACCGTTTGATTACCCTTTTAAGCTTGCGTATGGATCATTACGAAAGTAAAGGACAGCTTAACCTGAATGATAACAAACGTACCGGTGATTTCAACCAGACCGCATGGTCTCCAAAAGTGGGAATCGTATACCAGATCCTTAAAGATCAGCTATCTGCTTATGGTAACTATATGAATGGTTTCAGCTATACAGCACCTGTTGCACAGCAGCTTCCGGACATTAGCGGAGAGATGAAACCTCAGATGGCAAATCAGTGGGAAGTAGGAATTAAAGGAAATCTTTGGAGAAATAAAATTAATTTCACCGTTGGATACTACGATATTCTTGTAGATAACATCCAGAGAGGAAGTGGCGTAATCCGTGACGGAAAAGAGTACAACATTGTTGTTCAGGATGGAACACAAAGAAGTAAAGGTATTGAAATTGAAACCATCATGAACCCTGTTCAGGGATTAAATATTATGGCCGGATATGCCTACAATCACAGCAGATACGAAAAAGCAGATCCCACTGTAGAGGGACGCCGCCCTGAGTCTGCAGGTCCTGCGAATGTATTCAATTCATGGATCAGTTATATCCTTCCAATCAAAGGACTTCAGGGACTTGGAGTTGGTTTTGGAGTAAACCGTGTTGGAAAACAGATTACCGGAAACAAAACCGTTACCGGACAGTTTGCATTCCCAGCCTATACTTTAGTGAATGCTTCCATCTCCCTTGAAAAAGAAAGATACAGATTAGGATTTAAAATGAATAACCTGGGCAATGTACAATATTTTGCAGGGCAGGGAGTGGTAGTCGCTCAGATGCCTCGTAATTTTGTTGCTGAGGTAAGCTTTAAATTTTAA
- a CDS encoding PepSY-associated TM helix domain-containing protein produces MKLKFRKIAYQLHLWLGLTSGLIVVIMAATGCILAFEEELKHFVHPNRYFVENIGRKKLSLAELTEKAEKALPKDLKVKRVVMPSDPSRTYIYRTLKMNDEAWTYWGTYLYYYRIYVDPYTGKVQEVEDAKKDFFEIVLDLHRRLLLGEKIGKTITGYSTLILAVILLSGLVIWYPRKMSKAMLKGMFFIKTSANWKRINYDAHNVLGFYAIIPLLLISYSALIWSFEDVDKWVKTTLNGNTPTEKKAKSTIPSEEFSNRKDILNLIGNTMEKGLKDKKSALVNFPRSEEGTYYAELTYDGRQYRNEHFNFDQYSGDILKSQSYKNKNIGCGTALRERNYDLHTGSILGLTTRVIYFLAALIALSLPITGFIIYLNKKKKKPKHKKNKVVFPSHN; encoded by the coding sequence ATGAAACTGAAGTTTAGAAAAATTGCATATCAGTTACATCTATGGCTCGGACTAACGTCCGGGCTTATAGTTGTTATCATGGCTGCTACAGGATGTATTCTGGCTTTTGAAGAAGAATTAAAACACTTTGTTCACCCCAACAGATATTTTGTTGAAAACATCGGAAGAAAAAAACTTTCATTAGCTGAGCTTACGGAAAAAGCAGAAAAGGCACTTCCAAAAGATTTGAAAGTCAAAAGGGTAGTCATGCCTTCTGATCCCTCACGAACGTATATATATCGTACCTTAAAAATGAACGATGAAGCATGGACGTATTGGGGAACTTATCTTTATTATTATCGAATTTATGTAGATCCTTACACCGGAAAAGTGCAGGAAGTAGAAGACGCCAAAAAAGACTTCTTTGAAATTGTACTGGATCTTCACCGAAGACTTCTGCTGGGTGAAAAAATCGGAAAAACGATTACCGGTTATTCCACATTGATATTGGCTGTAATCCTTCTATCGGGGCTTGTGATATGGTATCCCCGAAAAATGAGTAAAGCCATGCTGAAAGGAATGTTTTTCATTAAAACATCCGCCAATTGGAAAAGGATTAACTATGACGCTCATAATGTGTTGGGATTCTATGCCATTATTCCTTTACTCTTAATCTCTTATTCCGCATTGATATGGAGCTTTGAAGATGTAGACAAATGGGTAAAGACCACATTGAACGGAAATACTCCCACAGAAAAGAAAGCCAAAAGTACAATTCCTTCCGAGGAATTTTCAAACCGTAAAGATATTCTCAATCTCATTGGAAATACCATGGAAAAAGGGTTGAAAGACAAGAAATCAGCCCTTGTCAATTTTCCGAGATCGGAAGAAGGAACCTATTATGCTGAACTTACTTATGACGGAAGGCAATACAGGAATGAACATTTTAATTTTGATCAATATTCAGGAGATATTTTAAAATCTCAATCTTATAAAAACAAAAATATCGGATGTGGAACCGCATTAAGAGAAAGGAATTATGATCTTCACACTGGAAGCATCCTGGGACTGACCACCAGAGTCATCTATTTTCTGGCAGCACTTATAGCACTGTCACTACCAATTACCGGTTTTATTATCTATTTGAATAAGAAAAAGAAGAAACCAAAACATAAGAAAAACAAAGTAGTTTTTCCTTCTCACAATTGA
- a CDS encoding MATE family efflux transporter — MRKFLHILKEGAVFTYGAIAGKKVELTSGSINRSIFSLAIPMVMELVMESVFVSVNLLIIAKLGDKVLGLVGITDNYINFAYAIAVGLGIAAATLTARRAGEKDKEGMGRTAQYIILLALFFAVLIGGISCFFASEIVDFLGINASTVTEGVSFSRLVFLSIGLVILRLSVNGLFRGAGDADIAMKSLWICHISNIIFAVILVFGLGFIPAFGLMGLAYATVLSRLLGVLYQAFVFATGKTSISIRVPLQLDIPLLQKILKIAFGGLVQYIIPTSSWLIMVKIISTFGTTALAGYIIAQRIASVATMPAWGIGNAAGVLTGQNLGAGEPERAEKTVWRAGTINMTYLVLVALFWQLAAEYVVKFFTTEPEVARYAVQYIHVVSMAYLLLGFTMVISRALNAAGNILQVTLLYLVMFYVIQLPLAYLLGVRFQWELRGIFTAIVSSEIVLAVLFLMIFKNGKWKTIKI; from the coding sequence ATGAGGAAATTCCTGCATATACTAAAAGAAGGAGCGGTTTTTACGTATGGAGCCATAGCCGGAAAGAAAGTTGAACTGACTTCCGGAAGTATCAACCGTTCCATCTTTAGTCTTGCCATTCCCATGGTGATGGAACTTGTCATGGAATCTGTTTTTGTGAGTGTCAATTTATTGATTATCGCAAAATTAGGCGACAAGGTTCTTGGTCTTGTGGGAATTACAGATAACTACATCAACTTTGCTTATGCCATAGCAGTAGGTTTGGGAATTGCAGCAGCAACTCTGACCGCCAGAAGAGCAGGTGAAAAAGATAAAGAAGGAATGGGCAGAACAGCCCAATACATCATCTTGCTGGCTCTGTTTTTTGCAGTGCTTATTGGTGGAATTTCCTGCTTTTTTGCATCAGAAATTGTTGATTTTCTGGGCATCAATGCCAGTACGGTAACCGAAGGTGTTTCTTTCTCAAGACTGGTCTTCCTGAGTATCGGGCTTGTGATTCTCCGCTTGTCTGTCAATGGACTTTTCAGAGGGGCTGGTGATGCCGATATTGCCATGAAATCACTTTGGATCTGCCATATTTCCAATATCATTTTTGCAGTGATCCTGGTTTTTGGATTAGGATTTATTCCTGCTTTTGGATTGATGGGATTGGCCTATGCTACAGTTTTATCAAGGCTTTTAGGGGTTTTATACCAAGCTTTTGTATTTGCCACAGGAAAAACCAGCATCAGTATCAGAGTTCCTTTACAGCTTGATATTCCATTACTGCAAAAGATTTTGAAAATAGCTTTTGGAGGATTGGTTCAATATATCATCCCAACATCCAGCTGGCTGATTATGGTGAAGATCATCTCCACCTTCGGAACTACAGCGCTTGCAGGATATATCATTGCCCAGCGTATTGCTTCTGTAGCTACGATGCCTGCCTGGGGAATAGGAAATGCTGCCGGAGTTCTTACAGGACAGAATCTGGGTGCCGGAGAACCTGAACGTGCTGAAAAAACAGTCTGGAGAGCCGGAACCATCAACATGACGTATCTGGTACTGGTAGCCTTATTCTGGCAGCTTGCAGCGGAATACGTAGTGAAATTTTTCACTACAGAACCTGAAGTCGCCAGATATGCGGTGCAGTACATCCATGTGGTATCGATGGCGTATCTGCTGTTAGGATTCACTATGGTGATCAGCCGTGCTCTGAATGCGGCCGGAAACATTCTGCAGGTAACGTTGCTGTACCTCGTGATGTTTTATGTGATTCAGCTTCCTCTGGCTTATCTCTTAGGAGTAAGATTTCAGTGGGAACTGAGAGGAATATTTACTGCCATTGTTTCTTCGGAAATAGTTTTGGCTGTACTATTCCTCATGATTTTTAAAAATGGAAAATGGAAAACTATAAAAATTTAA
- a CDS encoding aminotransferase class I/II-fold pyridoxal phosphate-dependent enzyme, producing the protein MLSNASRFQESLDKRKEEGTLRRLQLPSDGIDFYSNDYLGLAKSKELQHLLLQKITDNPQLLSGSTGSRLISGNSEIAISIEDEIAQKHQFESALLFPSGYNANLALFSTLPNRHDVVIVDEQIHRSVHDACKLSNAKKLKFKHNDPEDLENILKKQEGHCYIAIESLYSMEGDFAPIQEIAVLAGRYNASLIVDEAHSFGVFGYGLIEKHQLQTHVSAAVVTYGKALGAHGAAILCNETVKSYLINFASPFIYTTSAQDFQWMSIKTGYEFLDQHHELAVKLQDNIKIFRSRNLKSPSAETSPVQAIVIPDNQKLKRLQDILSEEGFLTYAIYSPTVKEGSERLRICLHSFNTEEEIMKLTGIIKEFI; encoded by the coding sequence ATGCTTAGTAATGCTTCCCGTTTTCAGGAATCTCTTGACAAAAGAAAAGAGGAGGGAACATTAAGACGTTTGCAGCTTCCATCTGATGGAATTGATTTTTATTCCAATGATTATCTGGGTTTGGCAAAAAGTAAAGAACTTCAACATTTGCTGCTGCAAAAGATTACAGATAATCCACAGCTTCTTTCCGGAAGTACGGGTTCAAGGTTAATCAGCGGGAATAGTGAAATTGCAATTTCTATTGAAGATGAAATTGCGCAGAAACATCAGTTTGAATCTGCATTACTTTTTCCGTCAGGATATAATGCAAATTTGGCTTTATTCTCTACACTTCCCAACCGTCATGATGTTGTTATTGTGGATGAACAGATTCATCGGTCGGTACATGATGCGTGCAAACTTTCGAATGCTAAAAAATTGAAATTCAAACACAATGATCCTGAAGATCTTGAAAATATTTTAAAAAAACAGGAAGGTCATTGCTATATCGCGATAGAAAGTCTTTATTCCATGGAAGGAGATTTTGCTCCTATTCAGGAAATCGCTGTACTTGCTGGTAGATACAACGCCTCTCTGATTGTAGACGAAGCTCATTCTTTCGGTGTATTCGGATATGGATTGATTGAAAAACATCAATTACAGACACATGTGTCAGCAGCAGTTGTGACCTATGGAAAAGCTCTTGGGGCTCATGGAGCAGCAATTCTCTGTAACGAAACGGTGAAATCTTACCTGATAAATTTTGCAAGCCCTTTCATTTATACTACATCAGCACAGGATTTTCAGTGGATGAGTATAAAAACAGGATATGAATTTTTAGATCAGCATCATGAACTAGCAGTAAAGCTTCAGGATAATATTAAAATTTTCCGAAGCAGAAATTTAAAGTCTCCATCAGCAGAAACAAGCCCGGTGCAGGCTATTGTAATTCCGGATAATCAAAAACTTAAAAGATTACAGGACATTTTATCTGAGGAAGGTTTTTTAACCTACGCCATATACAGCCCTACGGTAAAAGAAGGAAGTGAACGTCTGCGAATATGCCTCCACAGCTTTAATACAGAAGAGGAAATTATGAAACTGACAGGAATTATTAAAGAATTTATTTAA
- a CDS encoding AMP-binding protein: protein MKILENVIANKNLGFTDASTGTTIPVGTLYRSLGLNPVEKGLLFLYNDNQLSSIEVLLNFYGTAHTIAVLGQKLHEEFKERIEAEYRPKYIFDPQREAIEGYTLKAFSDNISIFAKNDYKSEVTIHPDIKILLSTSGTTGVPKLVKLSDESLYQNALSILQYMPIQGTDVVPLNVPINFVYGFSIFTTNCMRAGRIVCTDKDIMQKAFWDEMEEYGYSTLGGVPFLYENLNRIGFFRKDSPSLRYFTHTGGVINAELRKTIFSYCHEFKKEFFAQYGQTEAGGRMAYLTTEGLLEEETSIGNVVERGSFKIDSETDELLFSHVSIFGGYANKLEDLATYEQPSVLHTGDTARKGENGIYYITGRIKRIMKLFGIRLNLDEVEFILKNEMQGNTFVCLNANDKKIVVLYDNPEIDPQIITATIKNKLRINPQYVRTELIESFPLSQNGKINYPLLQNLQHENI, encoded by the coding sequence ATGAAAATTTTAGAAAATGTAATTGCCAACAAGAACTTGGGGTTTACGGATGCTTCCACCGGTACAACAATACCGGTGGGAACACTGTACCGGTCTTTAGGCTTAAACCCGGTAGAAAAAGGGCTGCTCTTTTTGTACAATGACAATCAGCTGTCCAGCATTGAGGTGCTGCTCAATTTTTACGGAACAGCACACACTATTGCGGTACTGGGACAGAAACTGCATGAGGAATTCAAAGAACGTATTGAGGCGGAATATCGTCCGAAATACATCTTTGATCCGCAAAGAGAAGCCATTGAAGGATATACTCTGAAAGCATTCTCAGACAACATCAGCATCTTTGCAAAGAATGATTATAAGAGTGAAGTTACCATTCACCCTGACATTAAAATCCTTTTGAGTACTTCAGGGACAACAGGTGTTCCGAAGCTGGTTAAATTATCTGACGAAAGCCTTTATCAGAATGCGTTGAGCATCCTTCAGTACATGCCGATTCAGGGAACAGATGTGGTTCCTTTAAATGTTCCGATCAACTTTGTATACGGATTCTCTATTTTCACCACCAACTGTATGCGTGCCGGAAGAATCGTGTGTACAGATAAAGACATTATGCAGAAAGCATTCTGGGATGAAATGGAAGAGTACGGTTACAGTACTCTGGGCGGAGTTCCTTTCCTTTATGAAAACCTGAACAGAATAGGATTTTTCAGAAAAGATTCTCCAAGCCTGAGATATTTTACCCATACCGGAGGAGTGATCAATGCTGAGCTGAGAAAAACTATTTTCTCTTATTGTCATGAATTTAAAAAGGAATTCTTTGCACAATACGGACAAACGGAAGCAGGAGGAAGAATGGCTTATCTTACTACAGAAGGATTGCTGGAAGAAGAAACATCAATCGGAAATGTGGTAGAAAGAGGAAGCTTCAAAATTGATTCTGAAACGGATGAATTGCTGTTTTCTCATGTCAGTATTTTCGGAGGGTATGCCAATAAACTGGAAGATCTTGCCACATATGAGCAGCCTTCCGTACTGCATACCGGAGATACCGCCAGAAAAGGTGAAAATGGAATTTATTATATCACAGGAAGAATAAAACGTATCATGAAGCTTTTCGGAATACGTCTTAATCTCGATGAGGTAGAATTCATTCTTAAAAATGAAATGCAGGGCAATACCTTCGTATGTCTGAATGCCAATGATAAAAAAATCGTGGTGTTGTATGACAATCCGGAAATAGATCCTCAGATCATCACCGCAACCATTAAAAATAAACTGCGTATCAACCCACAATATGTACGCACTGAACTTATAGAATCATTCCCATTATCACAAAACGGTAAAATAAACTATCCCCTGTTACAAAACTTACAGCATGAAAACATCTAA
- a CDS encoding PLP-dependent aminotransferase family protein has protein sequence MDSPVKIPYESFIKIDRKSETSIYLQIANQLINAIQRGFLPFGTKLPGTRSFSEMLEIHRNTAVAVYDELSAQGWTESFPNKGTFVIGKDQEKPVKVNDFEQNNLQNYPISTGFSFKTSNILDNPFEHSDCEYVFNDGVPDIRLTQIGQHSRFYSSILKRKSNQKAFGHYNHDGSEFFKEHLSQYLNLSRGLPISKNNLLITRSTEMSIYIVSEILLSAGDTVLVGALSYFSVNMIFMKAGVDIVSIPIDEEGIIVESVRDACKKQKIRMLYLTPHHHYPTTVALSAQRRFELLELANEYGFIILEDDYDYEFHYDKSPILPLASADTNGMVIYIGSFGKSLAPGFRTGFIVAPENLMTEMRKYLGIIDRQGDILMERALGEMIAEGEINRYLKKSLKVYQERRDHFSVLLEENLGDYITFQKPSGGLAIWLEWNISLNLMQLSRNCAKDNLFIPKTLLYQNKGLTAMRLGFGDLNFEEMNKGIEVFSKNVKGLVDD, from the coding sequence ATGGATAGTCCGGTTAAGATTCCTTACGAAAGTTTTATTAAGATTGATAGAAAATCAGAGACATCTATCTATTTACAGATTGCCAATCAGCTGATCAATGCGATTCAGAGAGGGTTTTTACCTTTCGGAACCAAGCTTCCCGGGACAAGATCCTTCAGTGAAATGTTGGAAATCCACAGAAATACGGCTGTTGCGGTGTACGATGAATTGTCGGCCCAGGGCTGGACAGAGAGTTTTCCCAACAAAGGAACCTTTGTGATTGGAAAAGATCAGGAAAAACCTGTGAAAGTGAACGATTTTGAGCAAAATAACCTTCAAAACTATCCTATTTCGACTGGTTTTTCATTCAAAACATCCAATATTCTCGATAATCCTTTTGAACATTCTGACTGTGAGTATGTCTTTAATGATGGGGTACCGGATATCCGTTTAACCCAAATCGGACAGCATTCGCGGTTTTACAGTTCTATCCTGAAACGTAAATCTAACCAAAAAGCTTTTGGACATTATAATCATGACGGAAGTGAATTTTTTAAAGAACATTTATCCCAATACCTGAATCTTTCCCGCGGACTTCCTATTTCTAAGAACAATCTTCTCATTACCCGAAGTACGGAAATGAGTATTTATATTGTTTCCGAAATTCTTCTTTCGGCTGGAGATACTGTATTGGTGGGTGCTTTGAGTTATTTTTCTGTTAATATGATCTTTATGAAAGCTGGGGTTGATATTGTTTCTATTCCCATTGATGAGGAAGGAATTATAGTGGAAAGTGTAAGGGACGCCTGTAAAAAGCAAAAAATACGGATGCTTTATCTGACACCTCATCACCACTATCCTACTACCGTTGCACTGAGTGCTCAGAGAAGGTTTGAATTATTGGAATTGGCCAACGAGTACGGATTTATTATTCTGGAAGATGATTATGATTATGAATTTCACTATGATAAAAGTCCAATTCTTCCTTTGGCTAGTGCTGATACAAACGGAATGGTGATCTATATCGGTTCTTTTGGAAAATCTTTAGCTCCGGGATTCAGGACAGGATTTATTGTTGCTCCGGAGAATCTAATGACAGAAATGCGTAAATATCTTGGTATCATTGACCGCCAGGGAGATATTCTGATGGAAAGAGCGCTTGGGGAGATGATTGCAGAAGGGGAAATTAACCGTTATCTGAAAAAATCTTTAAAGGTATATCAGGAAAGGCGTGACCATTTTTCTGTGTTGCTGGAAGAGAATCTGGGTGATTATATTACTTTTCAAAAGCCTTCCGGTGGGCTTGCCATATGGCTGGAATGGAATATTTCGTTGAATCTGATGCAGCTGAGTCGAAACTGTGCAAAAGACAATCTTTTCATTCCCAAAACATTGCTGTATCAGAATAAAGGGCTTACGGCAATGCGTCTGGGGTTTGGAGATCTTAATTTTGAAGAGATGAATAAAGGAATTGAGGTTTTTTCGAAGAATGTGAAGGGATTGGTTGATGATTAA